A genome region from Gardnerella vaginalis includes the following:
- the atpB gene encoding F0F1 ATP synthase subunit A — MSGAIGVLAGTVNSAVLLASESPELPKIDEFLPPEILFQGTPFAMNRIILVRVLMAVIVMIVFGIGAARAKVVPGRFQSVLEILMDFVRYNIVYEMIGEERGKRYVPMMSTLFITIFFFNLCSVIPGLNMAATATIAGPLVFALWVVCQYLIAGIREKGFLRFFREALFPAGVPWPIYFILSPLQLIELIIVRPLSLTIRLFANMIAGHLLVATCLVFTNFFVVDSSNKLLAFGGALWLLGGILFTLFEIMVAGLQAFIFTVLASVYISESYPEEEEKSAVAVA; from the coding sequence ATGAGTGGAGCTATCGGAGTCTTAGCTGGCACTGTGAATTCGGCAGTATTGCTAGCTTCAGAAAGTCCAGAGTTGCCTAAGATTGATGAGTTTTTACCTCCGGAGATTTTGTTCCAAGGCACACCATTTGCAATGAACCGCATTATTTTAGTGCGTGTGCTTATGGCAGTAATCGTTATGATTGTTTTTGGAATTGGTGCTGCTCGCGCAAAGGTTGTTCCAGGTAGATTCCAAAGCGTGCTAGAAATCCTAATGGACTTTGTACGATACAACATTGTGTACGAGATGATTGGCGAAGAACGTGGCAAGCGCTACGTGCCAATGATGTCTACATTGTTCATAACAATTTTCTTCTTTAATCTTTGTTCTGTGATTCCAGGATTGAATATGGCTGCAACCGCAACCATTGCTGGTCCGCTTGTATTTGCTTTATGGGTTGTATGCCAATATCTTATTGCTGGCATACGCGAAAAAGGTTTTTTGCGATTCTTCCGTGAAGCATTATTCCCAGCGGGAGTGCCATGGCCGATTTACTTTATTCTTTCGCCATTGCAGCTCATAGAATTAATAATTGTGCGACCACTTTCGCTTACAATCCGTTTGTTTGCGAATATGATTGCTGGCCATTTGCTGGTGGCCACTTGCTTAGTATTCACCAACTTCTTTGTGGTGGATTCCAGCAATAAACTCCTTGCCTTCGGCGGTGCATTATGGCTGCTTGGTGGCATTCTGTTTACCCTATTCGAAATTATGGTAGCAGGATTGCAGGCATTTATCTTTACCGTGCTTGCATCCGTCTACATTTCGGAAAGTTACCCAGAGGAAGAAGAAAAATCTGCTGTTGCTGTTGCATAG
- a CDS encoding ABC transporter permease encodes MSSGTVKSKKIKRKYAIRNKRSHSILPMVFISAIRMWVHEWRRFCILAVIAMLGVAVMTGIYAGCNDMLLGADDTYSKLKAYDLQIVSTLGLTDKDVKVIKKLPFVSEAEAGKSFKATAHPSNNANLSYAMNVVQYNHNVKKLNRLHLMRGNMPTNNRQAVVTERFLHDSGLRIGSTLFLSMQQVTNQSNSSNQLVQNQKYKLLITGSVLDVNDLDNPNGYQSKAFRNSVISRYPIFTSAITESTNNLPYTAMYVRLNEAQRVNDFSQKYRAIVANASNQIKDSVQSDCQEERTNQVVEDQTNQKVDQTIATMPMLKNAPDSVLAKARAQIYSKIKPEVQKNVPQARWHIFARISNGSYTRLRSDVASIQSLGYAFPVLFLVVAMMMSLTAMARMVEEERGLIGTYLSLGYGRCAAITRHAFFAIFACLVGGGIGDILGFLAIPSLLLKILRGLYTVPGVVLRYDWLYGSICVLAFVIPVAICTIIVSWRETRQVPAALLRPKSPKAGARVLLEHLPFIWNRLSFLNKVSIRNLARFKSRLFMTIGGVAGCTALIVCALALNDTVATLGIRQYDGIYRYDMISISAPDSFQNMKKSVQKDKSNNLVDVILPAYISSGEIAKSDANNGKSNSNSNNNSHNKIVEDSESVQIVVVKDAAALSNMVRLQDVNNNLQNISLNDDGPLLSQSAASSLGIANGNYITITNSSFKRAKVKLRAIVRNLIGSNIYMTSSCYERIFSFKNGKNVKNNALILRLRGDDDAKMRYADNVSDRDGVLAVMNITRMKHSFSFDLMNAVVALIVTLAAGLALAVLFTLASTNISERTREMATLKVLGFYRREVHAYVHKEMLTLTVIGILVGLPLGRLVAGLLTNALRMPSLYFEVEVSPLSYAIAGFATLVFALIVQWSTNPALDRIDPVSSLKSVE; translated from the coding sequence GTGAGTAGCGGAACTGTAAAATCTAAGAAAATCAAGCGCAAATATGCGATTCGCAATAAGCGCTCACACTCTATTTTGCCAATGGTTTTTATTAGCGCCATTAGAATGTGGGTTCACGAATGGCGTCGTTTTTGCATACTAGCAGTTATAGCAATGCTTGGCGTTGCTGTTATGACTGGCATTTATGCAGGATGCAACGATATGCTTCTTGGAGCAGATGACACTTACTCTAAGCTCAAAGCTTACGACCTACAAATTGTTTCTACGCTTGGCTTGACTGACAAAGATGTTAAAGTAATCAAAAAATTGCCATTTGTTAGTGAAGCAGAGGCGGGAAAGTCGTTTAAAGCTACTGCTCATCCTTCGAATAATGCCAATTTGTCTTATGCAATGAACGTAGTTCAATATAATCACAATGTTAAAAAACTGAATCGTCTGCATTTAATGCGTGGCAATATGCCAACAAACAATCGTCAAGCTGTAGTAACCGAGCGATTTTTGCACGATAGCGGATTGCGTATTGGTAGCACACTGTTTTTGAGTATGCAACAAGTCACTAATCAATCTAATTCGTCTAATCAACTGGTTCAAAATCAAAAATATAAGCTTCTAATCACAGGAAGTGTGCTAGACGTAAACGATTTGGACAATCCAAACGGGTATCAATCAAAAGCTTTCCGCAATTCCGTAATATCACGCTACCCTATTTTTACCTCTGCGATTACTGAAAGCACAAATAATCTTCCATACACAGCTATGTATGTGCGATTAAATGAGGCTCAACGCGTTAACGATTTTTCGCAAAAGTATCGCGCAATTGTGGCAAATGCTTCAAACCAGATTAAAGACAGCGTGCAAAGCGATTGCCAAGAGGAGCGCACAAATCAGGTTGTAGAAGATCAAACTAATCAAAAAGTAGATCAGACTATAGCCACCATGCCAATGCTTAAGAACGCTCCCGACTCGGTTTTAGCTAAGGCTCGCGCGCAAATTTACTCAAAAATTAAGCCAGAAGTGCAAAAGAATGTTCCTCAAGCAAGATGGCATATTTTTGCTCGCATATCAAACGGAAGCTATACTCGCCTGCGTTCTGATGTTGCCTCGATTCAATCTCTTGGATACGCTTTTCCAGTGCTTTTTCTTGTAGTGGCAATGATGATGAGCCTAACAGCTATGGCAAGAATGGTAGAAGAAGAACGAGGACTAATTGGAACATACTTAAGCTTAGGTTATGGACGTTGCGCAGCAATAACAAGGCACGCTTTCTTTGCGATTTTTGCCTGTCTAGTAGGCGGTGGAATTGGCGATATTCTAGGATTCTTAGCAATTCCATCTTTATTACTTAAGATTTTGCGCGGATTGTACACAGTACCAGGAGTTGTTTTACGATACGACTGGCTTTATGGTTCGATTTGTGTACTCGCGTTTGTAATACCAGTTGCAATATGCACAATAATCGTAAGCTGGAGGGAGACAAGGCAAGTGCCAGCGGCATTATTGCGTCCAAAATCTCCAAAAGCCGGCGCTCGCGTGCTTCTTGAACATCTACCTTTTATTTGGAATCGTCTAAGTTTCCTCAACAAAGTATCTATAAGGAATCTGGCTCGTTTTAAAAGCAGATTATTTATGACGATTGGTGGCGTGGCTGGTTGCACGGCATTAATCGTGTGTGCTTTAGCATTAAACGATACTGTAGCAACTCTTGGAATCCGCCAATATGATGGCATTTACCGCTACGATATGATTTCTATTTCCGCTCCAGACTCATTCCAAAATATGAAGAAAAGTGTGCAGAAAGATAAATCCAACAACCTTGTTGATGTTATTTTGCCTGCCTACATTAGTTCTGGTGAAATCGCAAAAAGCGATGCGAATAATGGTAAATCTAATAGCAATTCCAATAACAATTCGCATAATAAAATCGTTGAAGATTCTGAAAGCGTGCAAATTGTAGTTGTTAAAGATGCCGCAGCTTTGTCTAATATGGTTCGTCTACAAGATGTTAACAATAATTTGCAAAATATTTCGCTTAATGATGATGGTCCGCTTCTTTCGCAGAGCGCAGCATCGTCGTTGGGAATTGCGAACGGAAACTATATTACAATAACAAACTCCAGTTTTAAGCGCGCAAAAGTGAAGTTGCGTGCAATCGTGCGTAATCTTATTGGTTCAAATATTTATATGACTTCTAGTTGCTATGAAAGAATATTCAGTTTTAAAAATGGGAAAAACGTTAAGAATAATGCGCTAATATTGCGCCTTCGTGGAGACGATGATGCAAAAATGCGTTACGCAGACAATGTGTCAGATAGGGATGGCGTGTTGGCTGTTATGAACATTACGCGCATGAAACATTCGTTTAGCTTTGATTTAATGAATGCTGTTGTAGCGCTTATAGTAACTCTTGCAGCAGGCTTGGCGTTAGCCGTGCTGTTTACATTGGCAAGCACTAATATTTCGGAACGCACGCGAGAGATGGCAACTTTAAAGGTTCTTGGCTTTTATCGTAGAGAAGTTCATGCTTATGTGCATAAGGAGATGCTTACTCTTACTGTAATTGGTATTCTTGTTGGTCTGCCTCTTGGAAGATTGGTTGCAGGCTTGTTAACAAATGCTTTGCGCATGCCTTCTCTGTATTTTGAGGTTGAAGTATCTCCATTAAGCTACGCTATTGCTGGCTTTGCAACGCTGGTCTTTGCTTTAATCGTTCAATGGTCAACTAATCCCGCGTTGGACCGCATTGACCCTGTTAGTTCGCTTAAAAGTGTTGAATAA
- a CDS encoding amino acid permease, which translates to MSDIDHTNNGHTNKMERSLTKRHVQFIAIGGTIGTGLFLGSGKSISLTGPSIVFVYIIVGLIMFLLMRGIGELMYKDPNQHTFISFITKYLGKGWGNFAGWSYWIVLVLIGMSEITAVSTYCVTFFQTFGIDVSSWKWLIEVVFLAALVCINLVAVKLFGETEFWFSMIKITLIVALIATAIVMVVVGYHYPATALHGGVVSPAGHAGFDNIFNNFSLMPNGWLAFLMSFQMVFYAYQLIEFVGVTVSETKNPRQVLPKAVNEIIMRILIFYVGALIAIMLIVPWQQFKATNAQGVYMSPFIMVFQYAGLHWASALVFFVVITAASSALNSLLYSAGRHMYQIALESNSPVLSHLRKVSRAKVPARAIVFSAALILFSPIINSIPGVHGAFIVFASASSAVIIMIYILIMVTHRKYRASADFMPDGFVMPHYKLLNSLTIAFFAFVYVTLFISEDTRGSAIGGLIWLVLFGGYCALHQHWQNRDLAAALGR; encoded by the coding sequence ATGAGTGATATTGACCACACTAACAATGGTCACACTAACAAAATGGAGCGCAGCCTTACAAAAAGGCATGTGCAATTCATTGCTATAGGTGGAACAATCGGCACGGGACTATTCTTAGGCTCGGGCAAATCCATTAGTCTTACGGGTCCAAGCATTGTGTTCGTGTACATAATCGTTGGATTAATCATGTTTTTGCTTATGCGTGGCATTGGCGAACTTATGTACAAGGATCCAAACCAGCATACGTTTATTAGTTTTATTACTAAATACTTGGGCAAAGGCTGGGGCAATTTTGCAGGATGGTCGTATTGGATAGTGCTTGTGCTTATTGGCATGAGTGAGATTACGGCTGTAAGTACGTATTGTGTTACGTTTTTCCAGACTTTTGGCATAGACGTAAGTAGTTGGAAATGGCTTATAGAAGTAGTGTTTTTAGCTGCTTTAGTGTGTATAAATTTGGTTGCCGTAAAGCTGTTTGGTGAAACCGAATTTTGGTTCTCAATGATTAAAATCACGTTGATTGTGGCGCTTATTGCTACAGCAATTGTGATGGTTGTAGTAGGATATCATTATCCAGCAACAGCGCTTCATGGTGGTGTTGTAAGTCCTGCTGGTCACGCAGGTTTTGACAATATATTCAATAATTTCTCGCTTATGCCAAATGGTTGGTTGGCTTTCTTAATGAGTTTCCAGATGGTGTTCTACGCATACCAGCTTATTGAGTTTGTAGGCGTTACTGTTTCGGAAACTAAAAATCCTCGCCAAGTTTTGCCAAAGGCTGTGAACGAGATAATTATGCGAATCCTGATTTTCTATGTTGGTGCGCTGATTGCGATTATGCTAATTGTTCCTTGGCAGCAGTTTAAGGCAACTAATGCGCAGGGAGTTTATATGTCTCCGTTCATAATGGTTTTCCAGTATGCGGGGTTGCATTGGGCTTCTGCACTTGTGTTCTTTGTGGTGATTACTGCAGCATCTTCTGCGCTTAATTCACTGCTTTATTCTGCAGGACGCCACATGTATCAGATTGCGCTGGAATCTAATTCGCCTGTTCTTTCGCATTTGCGCAAGGTTTCGCGCGCTAAAGTTCCTGCACGAGCAATCGTTTTTTCTGCTGCACTAATTCTGTTCTCGCCGATTATTAACTCGATTCCTGGAGTTCACGGAGCGTTTATAGTATTTGCTTCGGCATCTTCGGCAGTGATAATCATGATTTACATTTTGATTATGGTCACGCACAGAAAATACCGTGCTTCTGCTGATTTTATGCCAGATGGTTTTGTTATGCCGCATTATAAGCTGCTTAATTCTCTTACTATTGCATTCTTTGCGTTTGTTTATGTAACGCTGTTTATCAGCGAGGATACTCGTGGATCTGCTATTGGCGGTCTTATTTGGCTTGTTCTTTTTGGAGGCTATTGCGCTCTGCATCAGCATTGGCAGAATCGCGATTTAGCGGCTGCTCTGGGTAGATAG
- the nucS gene encoding endonuclease NucS, whose amino-acid sequence MRIIVADCSAEYTGRLNASLPSAKRVLLIKADGSVLIFSELGSYKPLNWMVAPCTMRVIDGNVSKDNDCSDGCDDSSSASSDGSVGACSSDAFDFSRVFSDGTVLKIAAKKGNDLLRIVLQHVYSDSSYDLGTDPGLVKDGVEDHLQRYLAEQIERIGDGATLVRREYPTAIGPVDIMAQDSNGVHVAIEIKRHGGIDGVEQLTRYCELLNRDPLLKPVRGIFAAQTISPQARVLAEDRGFTCLILDYDEMRGVESNDLRLF is encoded by the coding sequence GTGCGAATTATTGTTGCGGACTGTAGTGCAGAATATACGGGTAGGCTTAATGCAAGCCTTCCATCAGCTAAGCGCGTGTTGCTTATTAAGGCTGATGGTAGTGTACTGATTTTTTCAGAGTTAGGGTCATATAAACCTCTTAATTGGATGGTTGCTCCTTGTACTATGCGTGTTATTGATGGAAATGTTTCTAAAGATAACGATTGTTCTGATGGGTGCGACGATTCGAGTTCTGCTTCTTCAGATGGTTCTGTTGGCGCTTGTAGCTCGGATGCTTTCGACTTTTCGCGCGTTTTTAGCGACGGAACTGTTTTAAAAATTGCTGCAAAAAAGGGTAATGATCTGCTTCGCATTGTTCTGCAACACGTCTATAGCGATTCTTCGTACGATTTAGGCACAGACCCAGGTCTTGTTAAAGATGGCGTAGAAGATCATTTGCAGCGCTACTTGGCTGAGCAAATTGAGCGTATTGGCGATGGCGCCACATTGGTTCGCAGAGAATATCCTACTGCTATTGGTCCAGTGGATATTATGGCGCAGGATTCAAACGGTGTTCACGTTGCTATTGAGATTAAGCGACACGGTGGTATTGATGGTGTTGAGCAGCTTACGCGTTATTGCGAGTTGTTGAATCGAGACCCGTTGCTTAAACCAGTTCGAGGTATTTTTGCTGCGCAGACTATTAGCCCGCAAGCGCGAGTTTTGGCTGAGGATCGTGGCTTTACTTGCTTAATTCTCGATTACGATGAAATGCGCGGTGTTGAGTCTAACGATCTTCGCCTGTTTTAG
- a CDS encoding co-chaperone YbbN → MVDSQSMGMNPGGFSLAGAVDLEGVKRKAEALAKREAAAKSGKPQSKMPPAGGYVIDVNEQTFQAMVQTSVSFPIILLVWQKSDETSYDLAQKLADSITALDGRMQLARIDADESPSIAQALRAQQLPAVYGLVGGRPMPICQGLPSVDELQQICNDILPQLVKVAEKSGVAGMAPYVDSGDSTGDSGVGNNSADSVDSSDVPPEHKIAHEAAMNGDYALAASEYEKVLQANPNDSLASRERAKALLLGRNANTNVEGVRKAAGDNPSDASAQLAVADVDMIDGHIEDAFSRLLDFLAGHRDSADVIKERMLEYFAMLPAGDERLNRARRRLAILLY, encoded by the coding sequence ATGGTTGATTCACAATCAATGGGTATGAACCCAGGCGGATTCTCTCTGGCTGGAGCAGTGGACTTGGAAGGTGTAAAGCGCAAAGCAGAAGCTCTTGCAAAACGAGAAGCGGCTGCAAAGTCAGGAAAACCTCAGTCTAAGATGCCTCCTGCTGGGGGGTATGTGATTGATGTTAATGAACAAACTTTTCAGGCAATGGTTCAGACTTCTGTAAGTTTTCCAATTATTTTGCTTGTATGGCAAAAAAGCGATGAAACTTCTTATGATTTAGCACAAAAACTTGCGGATTCTATTACTGCGTTAGATGGCAGAATGCAGCTTGCTCGTATTGATGCGGATGAAAGTCCATCAATTGCTCAAGCTTTACGCGCACAGCAGCTTCCAGCTGTATATGGATTGGTTGGAGGCAGACCAATGCCTATTTGTCAGGGATTGCCTAGTGTAGATGAGTTGCAGCAGATTTGTAATGATATTCTGCCTCAGTTGGTTAAAGTTGCGGAAAAATCTGGTGTAGCTGGGATGGCTCCTTATGTTGATTCAGGCGATTCTACAGGCGATTCTGGTGTAGGCAATAATTCTGCGGATTCTGTAGATTCTTCTGATGTTCCGCCAGAACACAAAATTGCGCATGAGGCGGCTATGAATGGCGATTATGCTTTAGCTGCAAGTGAGTATGAAAAAGTATTGCAGGCTAACCCGAATGATTCTTTGGCATCTCGCGAACGCGCTAAAGCATTGCTTCTTGGCAGAAATGCAAACACAAATGTGGAGGGTGTGCGCAAGGCTGCTGGTGATAATCCTAGTGATGCTTCCGCTCAGCTTGCTGTAGCAGATGTGGATATGATTGATGGTCATATTGAAGATGCTTTTAGTAGGCTTCTTGATTTTCTTGCTGGTCATCGCGATAGTGCAGATGTTATTAAAGAACGTATGCTTGAGTATTTTGCAATGCTTCCAGCTGGCGATGAGCGTTTGAATCGTGCGCGTCGTCGCTTAGCAATTCTCCTTTATTGA
- the atpE gene encoding ATP synthase F0 subunit C, whose amino-acid sequence MNNIIALAGLIGNLSILGFAVATISPALGMAIVVAKAMESTARQPEVGNRIQLFMFVGLAFIEVLGLLGFVAYIMGK is encoded by the coding sequence ATGAATAACATCATCGCTCTAGCAGGACTGATCGGTAACCTGAGCATTCTTGGCTTTGCTGTGGCAACAATCTCTCCTGCACTTGGCATGGCAATCGTTGTTGCTAAAGCTATGGAGTCCACTGCACGTCAGCCAGAAGTCGGAAACCGTATTCAGCTGTTCATGTTCGTTGGCTTGGCATTCATCGAGGTTCTGGGCTTGCTCGGATTCGTTGCCTACATTATGGGAAAATGA
- a CDS encoding F0F1 ATP synthase subunit B, which translates to MAHSSESNGLALFLPEPYDVVWSLVVLVILAAFFYKFVMPKFQAILDERAEKIEGGMAKAANAQREADELKSQMEEELAQAQADAAKTREQARAQASKIVDEARQRAEKDAAKIISEAQHSIEAQHKHAMTSLQGEVSVLAAALAGKILASKLDDDTVGSKIIDHVIDEVGDVKSSGQNK; encoded by the coding sequence ATGGCACATTCATCTGAGAGTAATGGTTTGGCATTGTTCTTGCCTGAGCCTTACGACGTAGTGTGGTCGTTAGTTGTTTTGGTAATTCTTGCAGCGTTTTTCTACAAGTTCGTTATGCCTAAATTCCAGGCAATTCTCGATGAGCGTGCAGAAAAAATCGAAGGCGGAATGGCTAAAGCAGCAAACGCGCAGCGTGAAGCTGATGAGTTAAAGAGCCAGATGGAAGAAGAACTTGCACAAGCTCAAGCAGATGCCGCAAAAACTCGCGAACAGGCTCGCGCACAAGCTTCCAAGATTGTTGATGAAGCAAGACAGCGTGCCGAAAAGGACGCTGCGAAAATCATTAGCGAAGCTCAGCATTCCATTGAGGCTCAGCATAAGCACGCCATGACTAGCCTCCAAGGAGAGGTATCGGTACTCGCTGCAGCATTAGCTGGAAAGATTCTTGCGTCTAAGCTAGATGACGATACCGTAGGCTCCAAAATCATTGACCATGTTATTGATGAAGTGGGAGACGTTAAGAGTTCGGGTCAAAACAAGTAG
- a CDS encoding ABC transporter ATP-binding protein produces MAYITFDHVVKEYPSGSSVVRALDDASFTAERGKLTVILGASGAGKTTALNILGGMDTATIGSVTVGDLNITKLNGRGLVKYRREDIGFVFQFYNLVPNLTALENVELASQICSDHFDPAQTLIDVGLEKRLNNFPAQLSGGEQQRVSIARALAKKPKLLLCDEPTGALDYETGKAVLQLLQDICQKEGMTVLIITHNAAIAPMAHKVVRFHSGKVVSETVQENPTAIADIEW; encoded by the coding sequence GTGGCATACATAACTTTTGATCATGTTGTAAAAGAGTATCCATCTGGATCAAGTGTCGTGCGCGCTCTAGATGATGCTAGTTTTACAGCCGAACGCGGCAAGCTCACCGTAATACTAGGGGCTTCGGGTGCAGGTAAAACTACGGCCTTGAATATTTTAGGCGGTATGGATACGGCAACAATCGGTAGTGTAACTGTTGGTGATTTAAATATTACAAAGCTAAATGGTCGTGGGCTTGTAAAGTATCGAAGAGAAGATATTGGTTTTGTCTTCCAATTCTATAATCTTGTTCCAAACTTGACAGCGTTAGAAAACGTAGAGCTTGCTTCACAAATTTGCTCAGATCATTTTGATCCAGCACAAACGCTTATTGACGTAGGTTTGGAAAAAAGACTTAATAATTTCCCAGCACAACTTTCTGGAGGCGAGCAGCAGCGAGTTTCTATTGCGCGCGCACTTGCTAAAAAGCCTAAGTTGCTTTTATGCGATGAGCCTACGGGTGCGTTAGATTATGAAACTGGAAAAGCTGTTTTGCAATTATTGCAAGATATTTGCCAAAAAGAAGGAATGACGGTTCTTATTATTACTCATAATGCTGCTATTGCTCCTATGGCTCATAAAGTTGTGAGATTCCATTCTGGAAAAGTCGTAAGCGAAACAGTACAAGAAAATCCTACGGCAATTGCAGATATTGAATGGTGA
- a CDS encoding FKBP-type peptidyl-prolyl cis-trans isomerase has protein sequence MRKTRLYTIKSFAIRAISTIGAAALCFTMSSCSGNSTNDNGMADPAANAAGMQVLSGVKASGTLGKQPKVDITTPIDVKPNSYAILQYGNGAKISENSRVCANGIVYNAKNGKELMNTWKQGKPDCSITIKKGVTSKPYYMLLKGRKINSTIAFGVPANPQTKQDAYVMVLTLVSSMKSLERATGNKVKDIPENLPKVTLSKSGEPSLDKNNYVPDGKLVSQTLIEGTGKEVTKESTVTAHYTGWTTDKDGKLHQFDSSWKRGAPADFSLDGQVIPGWTKGLTGKKVGSQVLLVIPPEDGYGKEDKKDAQGNVTIPANSTLYFVVDILYAS, from the coding sequence ATGAGAAAAACCAGATTATACACAATCAAATCTTTTGCAATACGCGCAATTAGCACAATTGGCGCTGCAGCCTTGTGTTTTACAATGTCATCTTGCAGCGGGAATAGCACAAATGACAACGGAATGGCAGACCCAGCCGCAAATGCCGCTGGAATGCAAGTTTTAAGCGGCGTTAAGGCTAGTGGAACTTTAGGCAAGCAGCCAAAGGTTGATATAACTACCCCTATAGATGTAAAACCAAATTCTTACGCCATTTTGCAATATGGAAATGGCGCTAAAATCTCAGAAAATAGCCGCGTATGCGCTAATGGCATTGTGTACAATGCTAAAAATGGCAAAGAACTTATGAATACTTGGAAGCAAGGCAAACCAGACTGCTCAATCACTATTAAAAAAGGTGTTACGAGCAAGCCTTACTACATGCTGCTTAAAGGAAGAAAAATTAATTCCACGATTGCATTTGGCGTGCCTGCAAATCCACAAACTAAGCAAGACGCGTACGTAATGGTGCTAACTCTTGTTTCTTCAATGAAATCTCTTGAACGCGCAACAGGCAACAAAGTTAAGGATATTCCTGAAAATCTGCCTAAGGTAACTCTTAGTAAATCTGGAGAACCATCGTTAGATAAGAATAACTATGTGCCAGACGGAAAGTTGGTTTCTCAGACTTTGATTGAAGGAACTGGCAAAGAGGTAACCAAAGAAAGCACTGTCACAGCTCATTACACTGGGTGGACTACCGATAAAGACGGCAAATTGCATCAATTTGATTCGTCATGGAAGCGCGGCGCGCCTGCAGACTTCTCGCTTGATGGGCAAGTGATTCCAGGATGGACTAAGGGCTTAACTGGAAAGAAAGTTGGATCCCAAGTTCTTTTGGTAATTCCTCCAGAAGATGGTTATGGCAAAGAAGATAAGAAGGATGCGCAAGGAAATGTGACAATTCCTGCAAATTCAACGCTTTACTTTGTTGTAGATATTCTCTATGCTTCCTGA
- a CDS encoding F0F1 ATP synthase subunit delta produces MPEKASRVSENLSRSSLAQAISDAHDEAQRISDELSTMMDTLEKYPELSDAITDPNRSSEDKSRLIDELIGGKAHPVVLRIMHYLVGTWHGGAESGKTGSFGGAWSGFEREAGETLVTVTTAQPLTDKQIKRLIEIYSNKLGHRAYINPIVDPNVLGGMRIRIGDQVTDRTMLMQLKQLQRSARNGAWTQAVK; encoded by the coding sequence ATGCCAGAAAAGGCATCGCGAGTAAGCGAAAACTTATCACGCTCTTCGCTTGCGCAAGCCATTTCAGATGCTCATGACGAAGCTCAGCGCATATCTGATGAGCTTTCGACAATGATGGATACATTGGAAAAGTATCCAGAGCTTTCTGACGCTATTACCGATCCAAATAGGTCTTCGGAAGATAAGTCACGACTGATTGACGAGCTTATTGGAGGTAAGGCGCATCCTGTTGTGCTGCGCATTATGCACTATCTTGTAGGTACTTGGCATGGCGGCGCCGAAAGCGGTAAGACGGGCAGCTTTGGAGGCGCATGGTCTGGTTTTGAGCGCGAAGCAGGCGAAACTTTGGTTACGGTTACAACCGCTCAGCCTCTTACGGATAAGCAAATCAAGCGTTTGATTGAGATTTACAGCAACAAGTTGGGTCATCGTGCCTACATAAACCCAATTGTGGATCCAAACGTGCTTGGTGGAATGCGTATACGTATTGGCGATCAAGTAACAGACCGCACAATGTTGATGCAGCTTAAGCAGTTGCAGCGTTCTGCGCGAAATGGTGCTTGGACACAGGCAGTGAAATAA